In one window of Henckelia pumila isolate YLH828 chromosome 1, ASM3356847v2, whole genome shotgun sequence DNA:
- the LOC140881155 gene encoding clathrin interactor EPSIN 3-like isoform X2 translates to MKKAFGQTVRDIKREVNKKVLKVPSVEQKVLDATSNEPWGPHGLLLSDIAQATRNYHECQMIMGVLWKRINDTGKNWRHVYKALTVLEYLVAHGSERVIDEIREHAYQISTLSDFQYIDSSGRDQGNNVRKKSQSLVVLVNDKERIQEVRQKAASNRDKYRNTSMGNMNQYGSNSSSGGYGDRYDDDRYDGRYGNRDDDRNGYRDDERYGRYGDSYGGEGDKYSRDYEDRHSRDGSRDDDYRGRGQRTNDYHYGSRGGSADFDKDRAYEDDGQYSSRGSGAKADDHSQDGSTVGKRLDRKNSEQNLSVPPSYEEAISATRSPSYSDRNGESSPAYAAKTSIPPAESSPSHEIAAASPPPVPASPPAQVSAPNTNQEVNGFDEFDPRGSFSATPATSNGFAPSTSADKEIDLLGSLSGSFSSNSLALVPANEPTMNPETQASANFSSGSPFAATSSASTNPNQSFDDPFGDSPFKASPSTYNIPLSAQEQRSAPSSSFNPHSSQSFDVHQQAQMAGTEFESGHDDSSYIPSVRSGVQPPTNPQFAQQDSSTFNQDIDILADILPPSIPSGYPVPTNQNVTQTGFPPQTNQPLQSGLPSLTNQNSFQPQTAQSVQPSQMGYYSQNGQPAYLTGFQSQMGPSNSSFQAPLGGQSALPNPPSPNFYGIHQLQDVSTVPDSTNLIPPSSSGQIVQPNFQPQIGSAVPTASPFGSQAAQVRPSNILSPVSSIPASVGSSAMVPQPSKDKFETKSTVWADTLSRGLVNLNISGPKTNPLADIGVDFDSINRKEKRMEKPTTVPVTSTVTMGKAMGSGSGMGRAGASGLRPPPNAMMGPGMNMTGVPGAGMGVAGGYGVNQPMVRGMGMNMGMGQGMSMQQQAGFPPGSAMPGGYNPMMGAGNYNQRPYGGGY, encoded by the exons ATGAAGAAGGCTTTTGGTCAAACCGTTCGTGACAT CAAGAGAGAGGTTAATAAGAAAGTTCTTAAAGTTCCTTCCGTTGAACAAAAG GTTCTTGATGCAACTAGCAATGAACCCTGGGGCCCTCATGGATTGCTTCTTTCTGATATTGCACAGGCAACAAGAAACTA TCATGAATGTCAGATGATCATGGGGGTACTCTGGAAGCGTATCAATGATACTGGAAAAAACTGGCGACATGTATACAAG GCTTTAACCGTTTTGGAGTACTTGGTTGCTCATGGGTCTGAAAGAGTTATAGATGAGATTAGagaacatgcatatcaaatatcG ACATTGTCCGATTTTCAATACATTGATTCCAGTGGGAGGGACCAGGGAAACAATGTAAGAAAGAAATCTCAAAGTCTAGTGGTTCTTGTAAATGACAAGGAAAGAATTCAAGAAGTCCGCCAAAAGGCTGCTTCTAACAGAGACAA GTATCGCAACACATCAATGGGTAATATGAATCAATATGGCTCAAACTCAAGTTCAGGAGGATATGGAGATAGATATGATGATGATCGTTATGATGGCCGATATGGTAACAGAGATGATGACCGCAACGGCTATAGAGATGATGAAAGATATGGTAGGTATGGGGACTCATATGGTGGTGAGGGGGATAAGTATAGCAGGGATTATGAGGACCGCCACAGCCGAGATGGATCCAGGGATGATGACTATAGAGGAAGAGGCCAACGCACCAATGATTATCATTATGGATCAAGAGGTGGAAGTGCTGATTTTGATAAGGATCGTGCTTATGAGGATGATGGCCAGTATTCTTCAAG GGGTAGTGGTGCGAAAGCTGATGATCATTCTCAAGATGGAAG TACTGTGGGCAAGAGGCTTGACCGGAAAAATTCCGAGCAAAACCTTAGCGTGCCTCCTAGTTACGAGGAGGCTATTAGTGCTACACGCAGTCCCAGTTATAGTGATAG GAATGGAGAAAGTTCACCGGCATATGCAGCAAAAACATCCATTCCTCCTGCTGAGTCTAGTCCAAGCCATGAAATAGCTGCAGCTTCTCCACCCCCAGTTCCTGCTTCCCCACCAGCCCAAGTTTCAGCTCCAAATACAAATCAAGAAGTTAATGGGTTTGATGAATTTGATCCACGCGGTTCATTCTCAG CTACTCCAGCAACATCAAATGGTTTTGCTCCTTCTACTTCTGCTGATAAGGAGATAGATTTACTGGGTTCTTTGTCTGGGTCATTTTCGTCGAATTCGTTGGCTCTTGTGCCTGCTAATGAACCAACTATGAACCCTGAAACTCAGGCCTCTGCAAACTTTAGTTCTGGATCCCCATTTGCAGCCACATCATCAGCATCTACGAATCCTAATCAG TCTTTTGATGATCCATTTGGCGACAGTCCTTTTAAAGCGTCTCCTTCTACATATAACATACCACTATCAGCTCAAGAACAACGTTCCGCACCCTCAAGTTCTTTCAATCCCCACTCTAGTCAAAGCTTCGATGTACATCAGCAAGCTCAAATGGCTGGAACTGAATTTGAAAGTGGCCATGATGATTCAAGTTACATTCCATCTGTTCGTTCGGGGGTGCAACCTCCTACGAATCCACAGTTTGCTCAACAGGATTCCTCAACGTTCAACCAGGATATTGATATATTAGCTGATATTCTTCCACCATCTATACCTTCAGGTTATCCAGTTCCAACCAACCAAAATGTGACTCAGACTGGGTTTCCACCTCAAACCAATCAGCCGTTGCAGTCGGGTTTACCATCTCTAACCAACCAAAACAGTTTTCAACCACAAACAG CTCAATCTGTTCAACCATCACAAATGGGATATTATTCTCAGAATGGTCAACCTGCATATCTTACAGGGTTTCAATCACAAATGGGTCCTTCAAATTCCAGTTTTCAGGCTCCTCTTGGAGGTCAGTCTGCACTGCCAAATCCACCAAGTCCTAACTTCTATGGGATTCACCAGCTGCAAGATGTATCTACAGTTCCTGACTCTACCAACTTGATTCCTCCTAGTTCCAGTGGACAAATTGTTCAGCCCAACTTCCAACCTCAGATAGGTTCTGCAGTTCCCACAGCTTCACCATTTGGCTCCCAAGCGGCACAAGTGCGACCAAGCAACATCCTGTCTCCTGTGTCATCTATACCAGCTTCAGTAGGGTCTTCTGCCATGGTTCCTCAACCATCAAAAGACAAGTTTGAGACAAAATCCACTGTTTGGGCCGACACTCTCAGTCGAGGGCTAGTCAACTTGAATATTTCTGGGC CTAAAACAAATCCTCTAGCTGACATTGGAGTTGACTTTGATTCTATAAATCGCAAGGAGAAGAGGATGGAAAAACCCACGACAGTCCCAGTGACATCTACTGTAACCATGGGTAAGGCTATGGGATCCGGTTCTGGGATGGGCCGTGCTGGTGCCAGTGGTCTAAGGCCTCCACCAAACGCAATGATGGGTCCCGGTATGAATATGACTGGCGTTCCAGGGGCTGGCATGGGCGTGGCCGGAGGTTACGGAGTAAACCAGCCAATGGTAAGGGGGATGGGGATGAACATGGGTATGGGCCAAGGAATGAGCATGCAACAGCAAGCAGGATTTCCTCCTGGAAGCGCCATGCCTGGAGGTTACAATCCCATGATGGGAGCGGGTAACTACAATCAAAGACCATATGGTGGTGGCTACTAA
- the LOC140881155 gene encoding clathrin interactor EPSIN 3-like isoform X1 has translation MKKAFGQTVRDIKREVNKKVLKVPSVEQKVLDATSNEPWGPHGLLLSDIAQATRNYHECQMIMGVLWKRINDTGKNWRHVYKALTVLEYLVAHGSERVIDEIREHAYQISTLSDFQYIDSSGRDQGNNVRKKSQSLVVLVNDKERIQEVRQKAASNRDKYRNTSMGNMNQYGSNSSSGGYGDRYDDDRYDGRYGNRDDDRNGYRDDERYGRYGDSYGGEGDKYSRDYEDRHSRDGSRDDDYRGRGQRTNDYHYGSRGGSADFDKDRAYEDDGQYSSRGSGAKADDHSQDGSTVGKRLDRKNSEQNLSVPPSYEEAISATRSPSYSDRNGESSPAYAAKTSIPPAESSPSHEIAAASPPPVPASPPAQVSAPNTNQEVNGFDEFDPRGSFSATPATSNGFAPSTSADKEIDLLGSLSGSFSSNSLALVPANEPTMNPETQASANFSSGSPFAATSSASTNPNQSFDDPFGDSPFKASPSTYNIPLSAQEQRSAPSSSFNPHSSQSFDVHQQAQMAGTEFESGHDDSSYIPSVRSGVQPPTNPQFAQQDSSTFNQDIDILADILPPSIPSGYPVPTNQNVTQTGFPPQTNQPLQSGLPSLTNQNSFQPQTGQHPGFLTQLGQPTPQTSYPLQSVESTSQTSILAHSMALTFPAQSVQPSQMGYYSQNGQPAYLTGFQSQMGPSNSSFQAPLGGQSALPNPPSPNFYGIHQLQDVSTVPDSTNLIPPSSSGQIVQPNFQPQIGSAVPTASPFGSQAAQVRPSNILSPVSSIPASVGSSAMVPQPSKDKFETKSTVWADTLSRGLVNLNISGPKTNPLADIGVDFDSINRKEKRMEKPTTVPVTSTVTMGKAMGSGSGMGRAGASGLRPPPNAMMGPGMNMTGVPGAGMGVAGGYGVNQPMVRGMGMNMGMGQGMSMQQQAGFPPGSAMPGGYNPMMGAGNYNQRPYGGGY, from the exons ATGAAGAAGGCTTTTGGTCAAACCGTTCGTGACAT CAAGAGAGAGGTTAATAAGAAAGTTCTTAAAGTTCCTTCCGTTGAACAAAAG GTTCTTGATGCAACTAGCAATGAACCCTGGGGCCCTCATGGATTGCTTCTTTCTGATATTGCACAGGCAACAAGAAACTA TCATGAATGTCAGATGATCATGGGGGTACTCTGGAAGCGTATCAATGATACTGGAAAAAACTGGCGACATGTATACAAG GCTTTAACCGTTTTGGAGTACTTGGTTGCTCATGGGTCTGAAAGAGTTATAGATGAGATTAGagaacatgcatatcaaatatcG ACATTGTCCGATTTTCAATACATTGATTCCAGTGGGAGGGACCAGGGAAACAATGTAAGAAAGAAATCTCAAAGTCTAGTGGTTCTTGTAAATGACAAGGAAAGAATTCAAGAAGTCCGCCAAAAGGCTGCTTCTAACAGAGACAA GTATCGCAACACATCAATGGGTAATATGAATCAATATGGCTCAAACTCAAGTTCAGGAGGATATGGAGATAGATATGATGATGATCGTTATGATGGCCGATATGGTAACAGAGATGATGACCGCAACGGCTATAGAGATGATGAAAGATATGGTAGGTATGGGGACTCATATGGTGGTGAGGGGGATAAGTATAGCAGGGATTATGAGGACCGCCACAGCCGAGATGGATCCAGGGATGATGACTATAGAGGAAGAGGCCAACGCACCAATGATTATCATTATGGATCAAGAGGTGGAAGTGCTGATTTTGATAAGGATCGTGCTTATGAGGATGATGGCCAGTATTCTTCAAG GGGTAGTGGTGCGAAAGCTGATGATCATTCTCAAGATGGAAG TACTGTGGGCAAGAGGCTTGACCGGAAAAATTCCGAGCAAAACCTTAGCGTGCCTCCTAGTTACGAGGAGGCTATTAGTGCTACACGCAGTCCCAGTTATAGTGATAG GAATGGAGAAAGTTCACCGGCATATGCAGCAAAAACATCCATTCCTCCTGCTGAGTCTAGTCCAAGCCATGAAATAGCTGCAGCTTCTCCACCCCCAGTTCCTGCTTCCCCACCAGCCCAAGTTTCAGCTCCAAATACAAATCAAGAAGTTAATGGGTTTGATGAATTTGATCCACGCGGTTCATTCTCAG CTACTCCAGCAACATCAAATGGTTTTGCTCCTTCTACTTCTGCTGATAAGGAGATAGATTTACTGGGTTCTTTGTCTGGGTCATTTTCGTCGAATTCGTTGGCTCTTGTGCCTGCTAATGAACCAACTATGAACCCTGAAACTCAGGCCTCTGCAAACTTTAGTTCTGGATCCCCATTTGCAGCCACATCATCAGCATCTACGAATCCTAATCAG TCTTTTGATGATCCATTTGGCGACAGTCCTTTTAAAGCGTCTCCTTCTACATATAACATACCACTATCAGCTCAAGAACAACGTTCCGCACCCTCAAGTTCTTTCAATCCCCACTCTAGTCAAAGCTTCGATGTACATCAGCAAGCTCAAATGGCTGGAACTGAATTTGAAAGTGGCCATGATGATTCAAGTTACATTCCATCTGTTCGTTCGGGGGTGCAACCTCCTACGAATCCACAGTTTGCTCAACAGGATTCCTCAACGTTCAACCAGGATATTGATATATTAGCTGATATTCTTCCACCATCTATACCTTCAGGTTATCCAGTTCCAACCAACCAAAATGTGACTCAGACTGGGTTTCCACCTCAAACCAATCAGCCGTTGCAGTCGGGTTTACCATCTCTAACCAACCAAAACAGTTTTCAACCACAAACAGGTCAGCATCCAGGTTTTCTTACTCAGCTTGGCCAACCTACACCACAAACAAGTTACCCTCTTCAATCAGTAGAATCTACATCACAAACCAGTATTCTAGCTCACTCCATGGCTTTGACTTTTCCAGCTCAATCTGTTCAACCATCACAAATGGGATATTATTCTCAGAATGGTCAACCTGCATATCTTACAGGGTTTCAATCACAAATGGGTCCTTCAAATTCCAGTTTTCAGGCTCCTCTTGGAGGTCAGTCTGCACTGCCAAATCCACCAAGTCCTAACTTCTATGGGATTCACCAGCTGCAAGATGTATCTACAGTTCCTGACTCTACCAACTTGATTCCTCCTAGTTCCAGTGGACAAATTGTTCAGCCCAACTTCCAACCTCAGATAGGTTCTGCAGTTCCCACAGCTTCACCATTTGGCTCCCAAGCGGCACAAGTGCGACCAAGCAACATCCTGTCTCCTGTGTCATCTATACCAGCTTCAGTAGGGTCTTCTGCCATGGTTCCTCAACCATCAAAAGACAAGTTTGAGACAAAATCCACTGTTTGGGCCGACACTCTCAGTCGAGGGCTAGTCAACTTGAATATTTCTGGGC CTAAAACAAATCCTCTAGCTGACATTGGAGTTGACTTTGATTCTATAAATCGCAAGGAGAAGAGGATGGAAAAACCCACGACAGTCCCAGTGACATCTACTGTAACCATGGGTAAGGCTATGGGATCCGGTTCTGGGATGGGCCGTGCTGGTGCCAGTGGTCTAAGGCCTCCACCAAACGCAATGATGGGTCCCGGTATGAATATGACTGGCGTTCCAGGGGCTGGCATGGGCGTGGCCGGAGGTTACGGAGTAAACCAGCCAATGGTAAGGGGGATGGGGATGAACATGGGTATGGGCCAAGGAATGAGCATGCAACAGCAAGCAGGATTTCCTCCTGGAAGCGCCATGCCTGGAGGTTACAATCCCATGATGGGAGCGGGTAACTACAATCAAAGACCATATGGTGGTGGCTACTAA